The following coding sequences are from one Nonlabens arenilitoris window:
- a CDS encoding aminotransferase class I/II-fold pyridoxal phosphate-dependent enzyme → MKDLFDKIYKDKGPLGKWASVAEGYFVFPKLEGPIANRMRFKGREVITWSVNDYLGLANHPEVRKVDAEAGAEYGSAYPMGARMMSGHTDLHEQLQNELAEFVNKEAAYLLNFGYQGMVSTVDALVSKDDVIVYDVDAHACIIDGVRLHHGKRFTYKHNDIESIEKNLQRATKIAEQTGGGILVISEGVFGMRGEQGRLKEIVALKKKYNFRLFVDDAHGFGTLGKTGAGAGEEQGVQDDIDVYFATFAKSLASTGAFIAADKEIIDYLKYNLRSQMFAKSLQSQLVVGALKRLDMLRTMPELKEKLWENVNALQNGLKERGFDIGTTQSCVTPVYLKGSIPEAMALVKDLRENFGVFCSIVVYPVIPKGLILLRLIPTASHTLDDVNETLDAFSSIRDRLEGGVYKRLSASVAAAFE, encoded by the coding sequence ATGAAGGATTTATTTGATAAAATATACAAGGATAAAGGACCATTAGGTAAATGGGCGTCTGTGGCCGAAGGTTATTTTGTGTTTCCAAAGCTAGAAGGACCTATTGCAAATCGCATGCGTTTTAAAGGTAGAGAAGTTATTACCTGGAGTGTGAATGATTACCTAGGACTAGCAAATCATCCAGAAGTACGTAAGGTAGATGCAGAAGCTGGTGCTGAGTATGGTAGTGCATATCCTATGGGTGCTCGTATGATGAGTGGTCATACAGATTTACATGAACAATTACAAAATGAGCTGGCTGAGTTTGTAAATAAAGAAGCTGCTTATTTATTGAATTTTGGTTATCAAGGTATGGTATCTACAGTAGATGCTCTTGTTTCTAAAGATGATGTTATTGTTTATGATGTAGATGCACACGCATGTATTATTGATGGTGTAAGATTACACCATGGAAAGCGATTTACTTATAAACATAACGACATTGAAAGTATTGAAAAAAACTTACAACGTGCGACTAAAATTGCAGAACAAACTGGTGGTGGAATACTAGTAATATCTGAAGGTGTTTTTGGAATGCGTGGTGAGCAAGGTAGGTTGAAAGAAATTGTTGCTCTTAAGAAAAAGTACAATTTCCGTTTATTTGTAGATGATGCACACGGTTTTGGTACCTTAGGTAAAACAGGTGCTGGAGCAGGAGAAGAGCAAGGTGTACAGGATGATATTGATGTTTACTTCGCAACTTTTGCAAAGTCATTAGCGAGTACAGGTGCATTTATTGCAGCTGATAAAGAAATTATTGACTACTTAAAGTATAATTTAAGATCTCAGATGTTTGCAAAATCACTACAATCACAATTGGTTGTAGGTGCTTTGAAGCGTCTAGATATGTTACGTACAATGCCTGAACTTAAAGAGAAATTGTGGGAGAATGTAAATGCTTTACAAAATGGTCTTAAAGAACGTGGTTTTGATATAGGTACTACACAATCTTGTGTAACGCCTGTCTATCTTAAAGGAAGTATTCCAGAAGCAATGGCACTTGTGAAGGATTTAAGAGAGAATTTTGGTGTTTTCTGTTCGATAGTTGTTTATCCTGTAATTCCTAAAGGATTAATATTATTAAGGTTAATCCCAACGGCATCACATACCTTAGATGATGTCAATGAGACACTAGATGCTTTTTCTTCTATACGCGATCGATTGGAAGGTGGTGTTTATAAAAGGTTAAGCGCATCAGTAGCTGCAGCCTTTGAATAA
- the corA gene encoding magnesium/cobalt transporter CorA → MARRRKRKATPKSRNTVFQPPGTISYVGLEREGNVATETICYDENLYHKYENIHIVNNENEQVNWFNIEGVHDIELLEQLGKDFDLHHLLVEDIANTTQRPKTEFFEDCIYQCIKMISYDAVEHELNEEQVSIVLKKNAVITFQEKTGDVFENIRERIESSRGRIRSSKNDYLFYALIDSIIDHYFIAIEQIGEYLNDLEDEIFEEPDKESLNKVQRNKRLLLSLRRAIYPLRESISKLLKEQSELIDPKIVTYFHDAYDHCIQITETIESYREINTGLKDMYLSSVSHKMNQIMQVLTIMSSIFIPLTFLAGIYGMNFEHIPELSWEDGYQYFWFMSGGIFIVLLIFFKWKKWL, encoded by the coding sequence ATGGCGCGCAGACGTAAACGTAAAGCTACACCCAAATCTAGAAATACTGTATTTCAACCACCAGGAACGATATCATATGTAGGGCTAGAAAGAGAAGGAAATGTCGCAACAGAGACTATATGCTATGATGAAAATCTATATCATAAATATGAAAACATTCATATAGTAAATAATGAAAATGAACAAGTTAACTGGTTCAATATAGAAGGTGTACATGACATTGAATTATTAGAACAATTAGGTAAAGACTTTGACTTGCATCATTTACTGGTAGAAGATATTGCAAACACCACACAACGCCCCAAAACAGAGTTTTTTGAAGACTGTATCTATCAATGTATCAAAATGATATCCTATGATGCTGTTGAACATGAACTCAATGAAGAACAGGTCTCTATAGTTCTTAAAAAAAATGCGGTAATCACTTTTCAAGAAAAAACTGGTGATGTATTTGAAAATATAAGAGAACGCATAGAATCAAGTCGTGGTAGAATAAGATCTAGTAAAAATGATTACTTATTCTATGCTTTAATCGATAGTATTATAGATCATTATTTTATAGCCATAGAACAAATAGGTGAATATCTTAATGACCTAGAAGATGAAATTTTTGAAGAACCTGATAAAGAGTCACTCAACAAAGTACAACGCAATAAAAGGTTATTGTTAAGCTTGAGAAGAGCTATTTATCCTTTAAGAGAGTCGATAAGCAAGTTATTAAAAGAGCAAAGCGAATTAATAGACCCTAAAATTGTGACCTATTTTCACGATGCATATGATCACTGTATTCAAATCACAGAGACTATAGAGTCTTATCGAGAAATAAATACAGGACTTAAGGATATGTATTTATCAAGCGTAAGCCATAAAATGAATCAAATCATGCAAGTGCTTACCATCATGTCTTCTATTTTTATTCCTCTTACCTTTCTAGCTGGTATCTATGGGATGAATTTTGAACACATCCCAGAATTGAGCTGGGAAGATGGTTATCAATATTTCTGGTTTATGAGTGGTGGTATTTTTATAGTTCTGTTAATATTCTTCAAATGGAAAAAATGGCTATAA
- a CDS encoding S9 family peptidase, translating to MKEHHAPIAKKIPHVHEAHGHQRIDNYHWMTQRDAPEVIDYLNQENDYYEKMTAHTMHLKEDLFEEIKSRINEDDESVPYFWNGYWYYTKMKKGESYPFYYRKKGSLSNKEELLFDVNEMAIGHEFFQLTGMSVSPDNMKVSYGVDTVGRRQYTIFIKDLITQEVLPQSLELTTGGAVWDADNKTLFFVRKDEQTLRANQIFKYKLGDQPDTATIVYQEDDEIYNCYVYKSKSREYIMIKSSSTLTDEVRFIKANQPDSEFKVVQPRTEMLEYSVLHYGDHFYIMTNKDVATNFKIMKTEVTKPEMENWVDVIPHQSDVLLEDFEIFKKYLVISDRFNGLNRIRIKSWDDTVDYFLPFDNETYTAYTGGNYDFDTVKLRYQYNSLTTPPSVIEFDMDTREEVILKTQKVQDPNFTPDDYTSERVWATAKDGVKVPISLVYKKSLRKKTGNPLLIYGYGSYGSTIDPYFSISRLSLLDRGFIYAIAHIRGSEYLGRPWYEDGKMFAKRNTFTDFISCSEHLIEEGYTSTSHLYASGGSAGGLLMGAIMNMAPQLYNGILSAVPFVDVVTTMLDDSIPLTTGEYDEWGNPNIKDSYDYMLSYSPYDQVQKQDYPNVLVTTGYHDSQVQYWEPAKWVARLRELKTDNNLLLFKTDMTSGHSGASGRYDALKEVAIDYAFLLDLEQIDS from the coding sequence ATGAAAGAGCATCACGCACCGATTGCAAAAAAAATACCTCACGTACACGAGGCTCATGGACATCAACGTATTGATAATTATCACTGGATGACACAACGAGATGCTCCCGAGGTTATCGATTATCTTAATCAAGAAAATGATTATTATGAAAAGATGACAGCACATACCATGCATCTCAAAGAGGATCTATTTGAAGAAATTAAAAGCCGTATTAATGAGGATGATGAATCAGTTCCTTATTTCTGGAATGGTTACTGGTATTATACAAAAATGAAGAAAGGTGAAAGTTACCCTTTCTATTATCGCAAAAAAGGATCGCTATCTAATAAGGAAGAGCTTCTTTTCGATGTAAATGAAATGGCTATAGGTCATGAGTTTTTTCAATTGACTGGTATGAGTGTCTCACCAGATAATATGAAGGTATCTTATGGTGTGGATACTGTAGGAAGACGTCAATATACTATATTCATTAAGGACCTTATTACTCAAGAGGTTTTGCCTCAATCATTAGAGTTAACTACTGGTGGTGCTGTATGGGATGCGGATAATAAAACATTATTTTTTGTTAGAAAAGATGAACAAACTCTAAGAGCTAATCAAATTTTCAAGTATAAATTAGGTGATCAACCAGATACCGCTACTATAGTCTATCAGGAAGATGATGAGATTTATAACTGCTATGTGTATAAATCTAAATCTAGAGAATATATTATGATTAAATCATCTTCAACTTTAACAGATGAGGTCAGATTTATAAAAGCCAATCAACCAGATTCTGAGTTCAAAGTAGTACAACCACGTACTGAAATGCTAGAGTATAGTGTACTTCATTATGGAGACCATTTTTATATTATGACTAATAAAGATGTAGCTACTAACTTTAAAATTATGAAGACTGAAGTCACTAAACCTGAAATGGAAAATTGGGTAGATGTAATACCTCACCAGTCTGATGTTTTACTAGAAGATTTTGAAATTTTTAAAAAATACTTAGTGATATCTGATCGATTTAATGGTCTTAATAGAATTCGTATTAAATCATGGGATGATACGGTAGATTATTTTTTACCATTTGATAATGAGACTTATACTGCTTATACAGGTGGAAATTATGATTTTGATACTGTTAAATTGAGGTATCAATACAATTCCTTAACAACTCCACCATCGGTTATAGAGTTTGATATGGATACTAGGGAAGAGGTTATTCTAAAAACACAAAAGGTTCAAGATCCTAACTTTACACCAGATGATTACACATCAGAGCGAGTTTGGGCCACAGCTAAGGATGGTGTAAAAGTCCCGATCAGTCTGGTCTATAAAAAGAGTTTAAGAAAAAAAACGGGTAACCCATTGCTAATTTATGGTTATGGTAGTTATGGTTCGACGATCGATCCTTACTTCTCGATTTCAAGATTAAGTCTATTAGATAGAGGTTTTATATATGCTATTGCTCATATACGAGGTAGTGAATATTTAGGTAGACCATGGTATGAGGACGGTAAAATGTTTGCTAAGCGCAATACGTTTACTGACTTTATATCGTGTAGTGAACATTTAATTGAAGAAGGTTATACGTCAACCTCTCATTTATATGCCAGTGGTGGATCTGCAGGTGGATTATTAATGGGAGCTATCATGAATATGGCACCACAATTATATAATGGGATTTTAAGTGCTGTTCCTTTTGTAGATGTGGTCACTACAATGTTAGATGACTCTATACCATTAACCACTGGAGAGTATGATGAATGGGGTAATCCTAATATAAAAGATAGTTATGATTATATGTTGAGTTACTCACCATATGATCAAGTACAAAAACAAGATTATCCTAACGTGCTAGTTACAACAGGTTACCACGATTCACAAGTTCAATATTGGGAACCAGCAAAATGGGTTGCAAGGTTAAGAGAACTTAAAACAGACAACAATTTATTGTTATTTAAAACTGACATGACCAGCGGTCATAGCGGTGCTTCTGGGCGATATGATGCTTTAAAAGAGGTAGCAATAGATTATGCTTTTTTACTCGATTTAGAACAAATAGATAGCTAG
- a CDS encoding PLP-dependent cysteine synthase family protein, translating into MNKDIKAYDSVLDLIGETPLIKLSTTTAHYTGEFFAKVEAFNPGHSSKDRIALHIIEEAERKGILKPGDTIIETTSGNTGFSIAMVSRIKGYDCILAVSSKSSADKIDMLKSMGAKVYVCPAHVSADDPRSYYEVAKRLHEEIKNSIYINQYFNELNIEAHYKSTGPEIWEQTGGQITHLVACSGTGGTISGTARFLKEQNPNIEILGVDAYGSVLKKYHETKEFDAEEIYPYRIEGLGKNLIPTATDFESIDYFVKVKDEDAAHMARKISQTEGLFVGYTSGAAMQAVKLLNDEGRFDKNSKVVIIFPDHGSRYMSKIYNDQWMQDQGFFDSKSTATEQHIEYIK; encoded by the coding sequence ATGAATAAAGACATAAAAGCTTACGATAGTGTGCTAGATCTTATAGGTGAAACTCCACTTATTAAACTATCAACTACAACAGCTCATTATACTGGAGAATTTTTTGCAAAAGTAGAAGCATTCAATCCAGGACACTCCTCAAAGGATCGAATAGCTCTTCATATTATTGAAGAAGCAGAACGTAAAGGAATATTAAAGCCAGGTGACACAATTATAGAGACTACCTCTGGTAATACAGGTTTTAGTATAGCCATGGTAAGTCGTATTAAAGGATATGATTGTATTCTTGCTGTAAGTTCAAAATCGAGCGCAGATAAAATAGACATGCTCAAATCAATGGGAGCAAAGGTTTATGTTTGTCCTGCACACGTAAGCGCAGATGATCCTCGTAGTTATTATGAGGTTGCTAAGCGTTTACATGAAGAGATTAAAAATAGTATATACATTAATCAATATTTTAATGAGCTTAATATAGAAGCACATTATAAAAGTACAGGACCTGAAATCTGGGAACAAACTGGTGGACAGATTACACACCTAGTAGCCTGCAGTGGTACTGGTGGTACCATTTCTGGTACAGCACGCTTTCTTAAAGAGCAAAATCCTAATATCGAGATTTTAGGAGTTGATGCTTATGGTAGTGTACTTAAAAAATACCACGAGACTAAAGAATTTGATGCAGAGGAAATTTATCCATATCGTATAGAAGGTTTAGGTAAAAACTTAATTCCAACAGCTACAGATTTTGAAAGCATTGATTATTTTGTAAAAGTTAAAGATGAAGATGCTGCTCATATGGCTCGCAAAATCTCTCAAACCGAAGGTCTTTTTGTAGGTTATACCAGTGGAGCTGCGATGCAAGCGGTAAAACTTCTTAATGACGAAGGGCGTTTTGATAAGAATTCTAAAGTTGTTATCATTTTCCCTGATCATGGATCTCGATATATGAGTAAAATCTATAACGATCAATGGATGCAAGATCAAGGCTTTTTTGACTCAAAATCTACTGCAACAGAGCAGCATATTGAGTACATTAAGTAA
- a CDS encoding YbaB/EbfC family nucleoid-associated protein, translated as MFGDMMGMMGKLKETQQKVEETKKRMDTVLVDEKSTDDLLNVTVTASRTIKSVHINDSLLEDKEQLEDYLILVINKALEKAESIYENEIAAVAKDGMPNIPGMDMFK; from the coding sequence ATGTTTGGAGATATGATGGGAATGATGGGAAAATTAAAAGAGACCCAGCAAAAAGTTGAAGAGACTAAAAAGAGAATGGATACCGTTCTAGTCGATGAAAAATCAACTGATGATTTATTAAACGTAACTGTAACTGCCAGTCGCACAATCAAAAGCGTTCATATTAATGACTCACTGTTGGAAGATAAAGAACAGCTAGAAGATTATTTAATTCTAGTAATCAATAAAGCTTTAGAAAAAGCTGAAAGTATATATGAAAATGAAATTGCTGCTGTCGCAAAAGATGGCATGCCTAATATACCTGGAATGGATATGTTTAAATAA